One Helianthus annuus cultivar XRQ/B chromosome 12, HanXRQr2.0-SUNRISE, whole genome shotgun sequence genomic region harbors:
- the LOC110896721 gene encoding uncharacterized protein LOC110896721 — protein sequence MLNTCPSDPVLVRSAGNRKWVVRMEVLDHELYITIGWSRIKEEMSITDDHLLVFEMVDFKTFDLSVFSCKPALLTYPPELCVIKKELTDDLIEVSDDEVPNAVAAPVFEQSVDDEVPVTFVVDNHYRLKKKWAQTHCLD from the exons ATGCTGAATACATGTCCTTCAGATCCGGTTTTGGTTCGTTCTGCTGGAAATCGTAAATGGGTTGTTCGGATGGAAGTTTTAGACCATGAGCTTTATATTACCATAGGTTGGAGTCGAATCAAGGAGGAGATGTCGATAACGGATGATCATTTGTTGGTTTTTGAAATGGTTGATTTTAAGACGTTTGATTTGAGTGTTTTTAGCTGTAAGCCTGCCCTTCTTACTTACCCTCCTGAACTTTGTGTTATCAAAAAAGAGCTAACTGATGACTTAATTGAAGTGTCTGATGATGAGGTGCCTAATGCGGTTGCTGCACCTGTATTTGAACAGAGTGTTGATGATGAAGTACCAgttacttttgttgttgacaacCATTAT CGTTTGAAGAAGAAGTGGGCACAAACTCATTGCTTGGATTGA